In one window of Ovis aries strain OAR_USU_Benz2616 breed Rambouillet chromosome 5, ARS-UI_Ramb_v3.0, whole genome shotgun sequence DNA:
- the LSM7 gene encoding U6 snRNA-associated Sm-like protein LSm7 gives MADKEKKKKESILDLSKYIDKTIRVKFQGGREASGILKGFDPLLNLVLDGTIEYMRDPDDQYKLTEDTRQLGLVVCRGTSVVLICPQDGMEAIPNPFIQQQDA, from the exons ATGGCG gacaaagagaagaaaaagaaagagagcatCTTGGATCTATCCAAGTACATCGACAAGACCATCCGAGTGAAGTtccagggaggcagagaag CCAGTGGAATCCTGAAAGGGTTCGACCCGCTGCTCAACCTCGTGCTGGACGGCACCATCGAGTACATGCGAG ACCCCGACGATCAGTACAAGCTCACAGAGGACACGCGGCAGCTGGGCCTGGTGGTGTGCAGGGGCACTTCGGTGGTGCTCATCTGCCCGCAGGATGGCATGGAGGCCATCCCCAACCCCTTCATCCAGCAGCAGGATGCCTAG
- the LOC132659874 gene encoding uncharacterized protein LOC132659874 isoform X2, producing the protein MLSRGSPLTPARIPPFQLPAHGQRLRSNSRGLQPSEGGPALPHVPTVTAAHGFQVLAQRPQVLSAEAPLWGTSPETPADPSWSLDQPEILRTPPHGRFQNLSKVDRILTLLTVSHPQPLEPSLQPGAPGTPQSPAVPQGDPGMAGHPQVSSQ; encoded by the exons ATGCTCTCAAGAGGCAGCCCACTGACCCCGGCCCGGATCCCGCCCTTCCAGCTCCCAGCCCACGGTCAGCGCCTTCGGAGCAACAGCCGGGGGCTGCAGCCATCAGAGGGGGGACCTGCCCTGCCCCACGTGCCCACGGTCACCGCAGCCCACGGATTCCAGGTGCTGGCCCAGAGGCCCCAGGTGCTGTCTGCCGAGGCCCCACTCTGGGGGACATCACCAGAGACCCCTGCAGACCCCAGCTGGAGCCTGGACCAACCCGAGATTCTCAGGACCCCGCCCCATGGCAGATTCCAGAATCTCTCGAAGGTGGACAGGATCTTGACCCTGCTGACG GTCAGCCACCCACAGCCCCTGGAGCCCTCACTCCAACCCGGAGCACCAGGGACACCGCAGAGCCCTGCAGTCCCCCAGGGCGATCCAGGCATGGCTGGCCACCCTCAGGTTTCCAGCCAGTGA
- the SPPL2B gene encoding signal peptide peptidase-like 2B isoform X2, giving the protein MRRRRHCALCTYPCAHARKTQGACAALCAGALLGNICRRLWRGPGDMAAAAAAAALARLAAAFLLLAAQVACEYGMVHVVSETGGPRGRDYCVLYNPQWAHLPHDLSKASLLQVRDWTSSVLCSPADLPPKGFSNQIPLVARGNCTFYEKVRLAQGSGARGLLIVSKEALVPPGGNKTQYEEIGIPVALLSYRDMLDIFQTFGQAVRAALHAPKEPMLDYNMVIIFLMAVGTVALGGYWAGSRDVRKRYMKHKRDDGPEKQEDEAVDVTPVMICVFVVMCCSMLVLLYFFYDQLVYVIIGIFCLASSTGLYSCLSPLVQRLPFCKCRVPDNSLPYFHKRPQVRTLLLALLCAAVSVVWGIFRNEDQWAWILQDALGIAFCLYTLKTIRLPTFKACTLLLMVLFIYDVFFVFITPFLTKSGNSIMVEVATGPSDSATHEKLPMVLKVPRLNASPLALCDRPFSLLGFGDILVPGLLVAYCHRFDIQVQSSRVYFVACTIAYGIGLLVTFMALALMQRGQPALLYLVPCTLITSCALALWRRELGVFWTGSGFAVNTSLL; this is encoded by the exons ATGCGCAGGCGCCGCCACTGCGCCCTTTGTACCTACCCCTGCGCGCATGCGCGAAAGACGCAGGGCGCCTGCGCGGCGCTCTGCGCCGGGGCGTTGCTGGGAAACATCTGCCGACGCCTGTGGCGGGGACCGGGCGAcatggcggcggcggcagcggcggcggcgctgGCGCGGCTCGCAGCGGCCTTCCTTCTCCTCGCGGCCCAG GTGGCCTGTGAGTACGGCATGGTGCACGTGGTGTCTGAGACCGGCGGCCCTAGAGGCAGAGACTACTGCGTCCTCTACAACCCGCAGTGGGCCCACCTGCCGCACGACCTCAGCAAGGCG TCTCTCCTGCAGGTGCGGGACTGGACAAGCTCCGTGCTCTGCTCTCCTGCCGACCTCCCCCCCAAAGGCTTCAGCAACCAGATCCCGCTGGTGGCACGGGGGAACTGCACCTTCTACGAGAAAGTGCGGCTGGCCCAGGGCAGCGGGGCCCGAGGGCTGCTCATCGTCAGCAAGGAGGCGCTG GTTCCCCCGGGAGGCAACAAGACTCAGTATGAGGAGATCGGCATTCCCGTGGCCCTGCTCAGCTACCGAGACATGCTGGACATTTTCCAG ACTTTCGGCCAGGCAGTGCGGGCGGCGCTGCACGCCCCCAAGGAGCCCATGCTGGACTACAACATGGTCATCATCTTCCTCATGGCTGTGGGAACTGTCGCGCTCGGGGGCTATTGGGCTGGGAGCCGGGATGTCAGGAA GAGATACATGAAGCACAAGCGGGATGACGGGCCCGAGAAGCAGGAGGACGAGGCTGTGGACGTGACGCCCGTCATGATCTGCGTCTTCGTGGTCATGTGCTGCTCCATGCTGGTGCTGCTCTACTTCTTCTACGACCAGCTCG TCTACGTCATCATCGGCATCTTCTGCCTGGCCTCCTCCACCGGCCTCTACAGCTGCTTGTCACCGCTCGTGCAGAGGCTGCCGTTCTGCAAGTGCAG GGTCCCTGACAACAGCCTGCCCTATTTCCACAAGCGCCCTCAGGTCCGCACACTGCTCCTGGCGCTGCTGTGTGCGGCCGTCAGCGTGGTGTGGGGCATCTTCCGGAATGAGGACCA GTGGGCTTGGATCCTCCAGGACGCGCTGGGCATCGCCTTCTGCCTCTATACCTTGAAGACCATCCGCCTCCCCACGTTCAAG GCCTGTACACTGCTGCTGATGGTGCTGTTCATCTACGACGTCTTCTTCGTGTTCATCACGCCCTTCCTGACCAAG AGCGGGAACAGCATTATGGTGGAGGTGGCAACCGGGCCTTCGGACTCAGCCACCCACGAGAAG CTGCCGATGGTGCTGAAGGTACCCAGACTCAACGCCTCACCGCTGGCTCTGTGTGACCGCCCCTTCTCCCTCCTGGGCTTCGGGGACATCCTGGTCCCAG GGCTGCTCGTGGCCTACTGCCACCGCTTCGACATCCAGGTGCAGTCCTCCAGGGTCTACTTCGTGGCCTGCACCATCG CCTATGGCATCGGGCTCCTGGTGACGTTCATGGCGCTGGCCCTCATGCAGCGTGGCCAGCCCGCCCTCCTCTACCTCGTGCCCTGCACGCTCATCACCAGCTGTGCCCTGGCGCTCTGGCGCAGGGAGCTGGGCGTGTTCTGGACGGGCAGCGGCTTTGCGGTGAATACCAGTTTGCTATGA
- the LOC132659874 gene encoding uncharacterized protein LOC132659874 isoform X1, whose amino-acid sequence MLSRGSPLTPARIPPFQLPAHGQRLRSNSRGLQPSEGGPALPHVPTVTAAHGFQVLAQRPQVLSAEAPLWGTSPETPADPSWSLDQPEILRTPPHGRFQNLSKVDRILTLLTTRKLRSREVDQCVLGHRAGILVQGVGCLQHRLPPTSLLCSEAHHVGAESQPPTAPGALTPTRSTRDTAEPCSPPGRSRHGWPPSGFQPVMQERTPVPRGHGCKNKKFWSTLQMGGGVEKGSSIPGAVGVSSGWPRGD is encoded by the exons ATGCTCTCAAGAGGCAGCCCACTGACCCCGGCCCGGATCCCGCCCTTCCAGCTCCCAGCCCACGGTCAGCGCCTTCGGAGCAACAGCCGGGGGCTGCAGCCATCAGAGGGGGGACCTGCCCTGCCCCACGTGCCCACGGTCACCGCAGCCCACGGATTCCAGGTGCTGGCCCAGAGGCCCCAGGTGCTGTCTGCCGAGGCCCCACTCTGGGGGACATCACCAGAGACCCCTGCAGACCCCAGCTGGAGCCTGGACCAACCCGAGATTCTCAGGACCCCGCCCCATGGCAGATTCCAGAATCTCTCGAAGGTGGACAGGATCTTGACCCTGCTGACG ACAAGGAAGCTAAGGTCCAGGGAGGTCGACCAATGTGTCCTGGGTCACAGAGCCGGGATTCTAGTCCAGGGGGTGGGCTGCCTCCAGCATCGCCTGCCCCCCACATCCCTCCTGTGTTCTGAAGCCCATCATGTGGGTGCGGAAA GTCAGCCACCCACAGCCCCTGGAGCCCTCACTCCAACCCGGAGCACCAGGGACACCGCAGAGCCCTGCAGTCCCCCAGGGCGATCCAGGCATGGCTGGCCACCCTCAGGTTTCCAGCCAGTGATGCAGGAGAGGACTCCAGTTCCGCGTGGACATGGATGTAAAAATAAGAAGTTTTGGTCAACTTTGcaaatggggggtggggtggagaagggATCTTCAATCCCTGGGGCTGTTGGTGTGAGCTCAGGCTGGCCCAGGGGAGACTGA
- the SPPL2B gene encoding signal peptide peptidase-like 2B isoform X1: MRRRRHCALCTYPCAHARKTQGACAALCAGALLGNICRRLWRGPGDMAAAAAAAALARLAAAFLLLAAQVACEYGMVHVVSETGGPRGRDYCVLYNPQWAHLPHDLSKASLLQVRDWTSSVLCSPADLPPKGFSNQIPLVARGNCTFYEKVRLAQGSGARGLLIVSKEALVPPGGNKTQYEEIGIPVALLSYRDMLDIFQTFGQAVRAALHAPKEPMLDYNMVIIFLMAVGTVALGGYWAGSRDVRKRYMKHKRDDGPEKQEDEAVDVTPVMICVFVVMCCSMLVLLYFFYDQLVYVIIGIFCLASSTGLYSCLSPLVQRLPFCKCRVPDNSLPYFHKRPQVRTLLLALLCAAVSVVWGIFRNEDQWAWILQDALGIAFCLYTLKTIRLPTFKACTLLLMVLFIYDVFFVFITPFLTKSGNSIMVEVATGPSDSATHEKLPMVLKVPRLNASPLALCDRPFSLLGFGDILVPGLLVAYCHRFDIQVQSSRVYFVACTIAYGIGLLVTFMALALMQRGQPALLYLVPCTLITSCALALWRRELGVFWTGSGFAKDLPQSPWAPAPTDGPQQPHADPDAAPAPVPGRQTPGEDAVPTPPPVEQTPEQSAPEEKLGADAPPQEPERLAAPPGPSA; this comes from the exons ATGCGCAGGCGCCGCCACTGCGCCCTTTGTACCTACCCCTGCGCGCATGCGCGAAAGACGCAGGGCGCCTGCGCGGCGCTCTGCGCCGGGGCGTTGCTGGGAAACATCTGCCGACGCCTGTGGCGGGGACCGGGCGAcatggcggcggcggcagcggcggcggcgctgGCGCGGCTCGCAGCGGCCTTCCTTCTCCTCGCGGCCCAG GTGGCCTGTGAGTACGGCATGGTGCACGTGGTGTCTGAGACCGGCGGCCCTAGAGGCAGAGACTACTGCGTCCTCTACAACCCGCAGTGGGCCCACCTGCCGCACGACCTCAGCAAGGCG TCTCTCCTGCAGGTGCGGGACTGGACAAGCTCCGTGCTCTGCTCTCCTGCCGACCTCCCCCCCAAAGGCTTCAGCAACCAGATCCCGCTGGTGGCACGGGGGAACTGCACCTTCTACGAGAAAGTGCGGCTGGCCCAGGGCAGCGGGGCCCGAGGGCTGCTCATCGTCAGCAAGGAGGCGCTG GTTCCCCCGGGAGGCAACAAGACTCAGTATGAGGAGATCGGCATTCCCGTGGCCCTGCTCAGCTACCGAGACATGCTGGACATTTTCCAG ACTTTCGGCCAGGCAGTGCGGGCGGCGCTGCACGCCCCCAAGGAGCCCATGCTGGACTACAACATGGTCATCATCTTCCTCATGGCTGTGGGAACTGTCGCGCTCGGGGGCTATTGGGCTGGGAGCCGGGATGTCAGGAA GAGATACATGAAGCACAAGCGGGATGACGGGCCCGAGAAGCAGGAGGACGAGGCTGTGGACGTGACGCCCGTCATGATCTGCGTCTTCGTGGTCATGTGCTGCTCCATGCTGGTGCTGCTCTACTTCTTCTACGACCAGCTCG TCTACGTCATCATCGGCATCTTCTGCCTGGCCTCCTCCACCGGCCTCTACAGCTGCTTGTCACCGCTCGTGCAGAGGCTGCCGTTCTGCAAGTGCAG GGTCCCTGACAACAGCCTGCCCTATTTCCACAAGCGCCCTCAGGTCCGCACACTGCTCCTGGCGCTGCTGTGTGCGGCCGTCAGCGTGGTGTGGGGCATCTTCCGGAATGAGGACCA GTGGGCTTGGATCCTCCAGGACGCGCTGGGCATCGCCTTCTGCCTCTATACCTTGAAGACCATCCGCCTCCCCACGTTCAAG GCCTGTACACTGCTGCTGATGGTGCTGTTCATCTACGACGTCTTCTTCGTGTTCATCACGCCCTTCCTGACCAAG AGCGGGAACAGCATTATGGTGGAGGTGGCAACCGGGCCTTCGGACTCAGCCACCCACGAGAAG CTGCCGATGGTGCTGAAGGTACCCAGACTCAACGCCTCACCGCTGGCTCTGTGTGACCGCCCCTTCTCCCTCCTGGGCTTCGGGGACATCCTGGTCCCAG GGCTGCTCGTGGCCTACTGCCACCGCTTCGACATCCAGGTGCAGTCCTCCAGGGTCTACTTCGTGGCCTGCACCATCG CCTATGGCATCGGGCTCCTGGTGACGTTCATGGCGCTGGCCCTCATGCAGCGTGGCCAGCCCGCCCTCCTCTACCTCGTGCCCTGCACGCTCATCACCAGCTGTGCCCTGGCGCTCTGGCGCAGGGAGCTGGGCGTGTTCTGGACGGGCAGCGGCTTTGCG AAGGACCTACCTCAGTCGCCCTGGGCACCCGCCCCCACCGACGGCCCGCAGCAGCCCCATGCGGACCCCGACGCCGCCCCTGCCCCCGTCCCAGGCCGGCAAACTCCTGGCGAAGACGCGGTCCCAACCCCTCCGCCGGTGGAGCAGACTCCAGAACAGTCTGCGCCCGAGGAGAAGCTCGGGGCAGATGCGCCCCCCCAGGAACCCGAACGCCTCGCTGCCCCACCCGGCCCCTCGGCCTAG